A genomic segment from Leptolyngbya boryana PCC 6306 encodes:
- a CDS encoding AbiJ-NTD4 domain-containing protein: MLFSQRHGFTSLRKQLQLEDIDQDLRNCLWNAFKISYWDRIESASSGYVTYDSVKNSTFKVLIYAYWHSFFKKPVDSLPERLSSALSLLREYFFSCPWYRVYDFIEFTIAHPKFQYLTPDFPDICNKILEEENAGYRIIAGHVVAIIASTEVEAVEQALASSDAFSGARIHLETAVKLLADRNNPDYRNSIKESISAVESVCQVITANPNATLGKALGILEKQKQLHGSLKEGFSKLYGYTNDSDGIRHALLEEPNVSFSDAKFMLIACSGFVNYLIGKVAELRIELEKDN, encoded by the coding sequence ATGCTTTTCTCTCAAAGACATGGATTTACATCGCTACGTAAGCAACTTCAGCTAGAAGATATAGATCAAGATCTACGTAACTGCCTTTGGAACGCTTTCAAGATTTCCTACTGGGATCGAATTGAATCTGCAAGTAGCGGTTATGTCACTTATGATTCAGTAAAAAACTCAACATTTAAGGTGTTAATTTATGCATACTGGCATTCCTTTTTTAAGAAACCTGTGGACAGTCTTCCAGAGCGCTTATCCAGCGCGTTGTCACTTCTTCGCGAATATTTCTTCTCATGTCCCTGGTACCGTGTATATGATTTTATCGAGTTCACGATTGCTCATCCTAAGTTTCAGTACCTAACACCTGATTTCCCAGATATCTGCAACAAAATACTAGAAGAGGAAAATGCTGGATACAGAATTATTGCTGGGCATGTAGTTGCTATCATAGCATCTACTGAAGTAGAAGCTGTAGAACAGGCTTTAGCAAGCAGCGATGCTTTTTCAGGAGCGAGAATTCATCTTGAAACGGCTGTGAAACTCTTAGCCGATCGCAATAATCCGGACTACCGGAACTCAATTAAAGAGTCAATTAGTGCAGTTGAATCTGTCTGCCAAGTAATCACCGCTAACCCTAATGCAACTCTTGGAAAAGCACTAGGCATTCTGGAGAAACAAAAACAGCTACATGGATCGCTTAAAGAAGGATTTTCCAAGCTCTATGGATACACTAATGATTCAGATGGCATTAGGCACGCGTTACTTGAAGAGCCTAACGTTAGTTTTTCCGATGCCAAGTTTATGCTTATAGCCTGCTCAGGTTTCGTTAACTACTTGATTGGTAAAGTGGCAGAACTTAGAATAGAACTAGAAAAGGACAACTAA
- a CDS encoding D-alanine--D-alanine ligase family protein, which produces MTKLKVGLLFGGRSGEHEVSIASARSIAQALSDPANVEKYDLMPFYIQKDGQWRSPDIARSVLESGALECDDQATNLWKFPIEAEQVDVWFPILHGPNGEDGTIQGLLTLMQKPFVGSGVMGSAVGMDKIAMKMAFAEVGLPQVKYLAVSRAEVYSNPCVFPKLCDRIESELGYPCFVKPANLGSSVGISKVRTRAELEAALDSAASYDRRIIVEAGVVAREVEVAVLGNDQAKASVVGEITFDSDFYDYETKYTAGKSSHTIPANLPDEVVSLIQERALQAFHAIDCAGLSRVDFFYVESTGEVLINEINTLPGFTATSMYPMMWAASGIPYPELVDRLIQLALEQ; this is translated from the coding sequence ATGACAAAACTTAAGGTAGGATTGCTGTTCGGTGGGCGTTCTGGAGAACATGAAGTGTCGATCGCATCTGCTCGATCGATTGCCCAAGCCTTGAGTGATCCCGCTAATGTGGAGAAATATGATTTGATGCCGTTCTACATTCAGAAGGACGGGCAGTGGCGATCTCCGGATATTGCGCGATCGGTGCTGGAGTCTGGGGCGCTGGAGTGTGACGATCAGGCGACGAATCTCTGGAAGTTTCCTATTGAGGCAGAACAGGTCGATGTTTGGTTCCCGATTTTACACGGGCCAAATGGAGAAGATGGCACAATTCAAGGCTTATTGACATTGATGCAAAAGCCGTTCGTCGGATCAGGGGTGATGGGATCTGCGGTCGGCATGGATAAGATTGCCATGAAAATGGCGTTTGCTGAGGTGGGACTGCCGCAGGTGAAATATCTGGCAGTGAGTCGAGCAGAGGTATATTCCAATCCTTGCGTCTTTCCTAAATTGTGCGATCGCATTGAATCGGAACTGGGCTATCCCTGTTTTGTCAAACCTGCGAATTTAGGATCGTCGGTGGGCATCTCGAAAGTTCGCACACGGGCAGAATTGGAAGCGGCTTTGGATAGTGCCGCGAGTTATGATCGACGAATCATTGTTGAAGCAGGCGTAGTTGCGCGAGAAGTGGAAGTGGCAGTGCTCGGCAATGATCAAGCCAAAGCTTCCGTTGTGGGTGAGATTACCTTTGATAGTGATTTTTACGATTACGAAACAAAATACACAGCGGGTAAATCTTCGCATACAATTCCAGCGAATCTGCCCGATGAAGTCGTAAGTTTGATCCAGGAACGCGCTTTGCAGGCGTTTCATGCGATCGATTGTGCAGGACTCAGCCGGGTCGATTTCTTTTATGTCGAATCGACTGGAGAGGTCTTGATTAATGAAATCAATACTCTGCCTGGATTTACTGCAACCAGTATGTATCCGATGATGTGGGCTGCATCGGGAATTCCTTATCCAGAGCTAGTCGATCGCTTGATTCAGCTTGCATTGGAGCAATAA
- the trpA gene encoding tryptophan synthase subunit alpha has translation MSSVSECFERLRNQAQCALIPFLTAGDPDLETTAKALEILDRSGADLIELGVPYSDPLADGPVIQAAATRSLAQGTRLEDVLQLVKQSAPNLRAPIILFTYYNPILNRGIEKFLKDIADVGAKGLVVPDLPLEEAETLLKPAKEYGIELTLLVAPTSPRERIMAIAEQSQGFIYLVSTTGVTGMRTQMESRVKDLIAEMRQVTDKPIGVGFGISQPEQAKQVMNWGSDAAIVGSAFVKRLSEGTPAEGLKSIEEFCRSLRAAVTPD, from the coding sequence ATGTCTTCAGTGTCGGAATGCTTTGAGCGGCTTCGGAATCAAGCTCAGTGTGCGTTGATTCCCTTTTTAACTGCCGGAGATCCGGATTTAGAAACCACTGCCAAAGCGCTGGAAATTCTCGATCGCAGCGGAGCCGATTTAATTGAATTGGGCGTACCCTATTCCGATCCCTTGGCAGATGGCCCGGTGATTCAAGCTGCCGCAACGCGATCGCTTGCCCAGGGAACCCGTCTAGAAGATGTCCTCCAACTGGTCAAACAATCTGCTCCGAACTTGCGTGCGCCGATTATTCTGTTTACGTATTACAACCCGATTCTGAATCGGGGGATTGAGAAATTTTTAAAAGACATTGCAGACGTTGGAGCAAAAGGTCTAGTCGTCCCCGATTTGCCACTCGAAGAAGCCGAAACGCTCTTGAAACCTGCAAAAGAATACGGCATTGAATTGACCTTGCTCGTTGCACCGACGAGTCCACGGGAACGCATTATGGCGATCGCCGAGCAGTCTCAAGGATTCATTTATCTGGTGAGTACCACAGGTGTCACCGGAATGCGAACACAAATGGAATCGCGCGTCAAAGATCTGATTGCCGAAATGCGGCAAGTCACCGATAAACCGATCGGAGTCGGATTCGGAATTTCTCAGCCCGAACAAGCCAAACAGGTGATGAATTGGGGATCAGATGCGGCGATCGTCGGCAGTGCCTTTGTGAAAAGACTTTCGGAAGGAACGCCTGCAGAAGGATTGAAATCTATTGAGGAATTTTGTCGATCGCTACGGGCAGCAGTTACACCTGATTGA
- a CDS encoding DUF3007 family protein, which produces MRRIDAIGITFGVFLAGGLAYLIFQGVGLDQFSAGIWSQVLLVGGLIGWLISYLTRVLSKNMTYNQQLRDYEEAVLQKRLEELTPEELEKLQAEIEQEKS; this is translated from the coding sequence ATGCGGCGGATTGATGCGATCGGGATAACGTTTGGCGTATTTCTTGCGGGCGGACTTGCGTACCTGATTTTTCAGGGCGTAGGTCTGGATCAATTTAGCGCCGGAATTTGGAGTCAGGTTTTACTCGTCGGAGGCTTAATCGGATGGCTGATCAGCTATCTCACCCGCGTCCTGTCGAAAAATATGACCTATAACCAGCAACTGCGCGACTATGAAGAAGCCGTCCTGCAAAAACGGCTCGAAGAATTAACGCCTGAAGAATTAGAAAAACTTCAAGCCGAAATCGAACAGGAAAAGTCTTGA
- the ndhL gene encoding NAD(P)H-quinone oxidoreductase subunit L, producing MDVALLYLALGGAYLLVVPLVIFFYLKSRWYVASSIERGFMYFLVFFFFPGMLVLAPFLNFRPKARQIEA from the coding sequence ATGGACGTAGCACTTCTATACCTCGCTCTCGGTGGCGCTTATCTACTCGTTGTGCCCTTAGTGATCTTTTTCTACCTCAAATCGAGATGGTACGTTGCCAGTTCGATCGAGCGGGGCTTCATGTATTTCTTAGTCTTCTTTTTCTTCCCAGGAATGCTGGTTCTCGCTCCATTTTTGAATTTCAGACCGAAAGCGCGACAAATCGAGGCGTAG